Below is a window of Epinephelus fuscoguttatus linkage group LG12, E.fuscoguttatus.final_Chr_v1 DNA.
CAACATCAACATTAAGTGGACAAAGaatgacatagaaataatagtggAAGATCATTTCATCAAATACATACCCAATCCTGATGGGACATTTTATGTGTTTGTCCCAAAGGTAGGAGAAATCTACGGCTGTGCTcatgtctcctgtcctctccagAGGTGGATGCATGTGTTGGCGCAgagtccagtgtgtgtgtgtatactacttttattttttctcattttgtcttTATAACTGTATAAACAGCCAACCTGCCATACTTTTGCTGATGATCAAAACAAGCATGTGTGATTAAGCTCTCCTCATCATGAACTTGCATGTGAGCTACTCAAGGTCCAGACACATACAATGGTGATTAAGCAGATCAAGATGAAAATAACGTACAAGCCGAATAGCAGACGGTCAATTACAATCCCCATCATTTGCCATTCCTGTGACATATGGTTCCCCTTGAAGTGTTTGTCCATGTGGTGGCGAATGGCCATGAGATCTTTGCTCAGCTTTCTCAGTTCATCCAGAGCTGGCTCATGAAGGGGTGTCACAGGGGGTGTATCAACAGAGACACTGCTGATATTCATTGCTggatctgtaaaaaaaaaaaaaatcaagattaGAGTTAGTGTGATGCATGGCGTGACACACTGTTTAAACAACAGACAGCAATCGGGGCTTGACATAAGCACTCACACACTTGCCAAATGCAGGTAGAGTTCAGCAGTGGTGTGTAACACAGTCACTCTGACTCACCACTTTGGTTGGTGGCATATGTGCATGCAGATTTATGTCTTTAATGTAGAACCAAAGTCCACAAACAAGAGTTCCACCCTGAATGTTTTAGCTGTCCTCTGTCAGCAGCATTTGCTGAGGTCAGCATAATGAGCTCATTTTTGTGTGTGGCCATCCCACTGTGGCGGTCACAAATTAAACACCAGAGCTGGAAGACCTGCCTGGAGATTCCCAGTCAGCTACACTGACACacaactcacctgtttacatttaattaaggcCTAAAGTTACTCATATTTAAGGGCAGgctactttgagtgacaggctgtctgctgatagtgatGTCGTGTTCTcaatcagatccacccctcgctcctcaaAGGcgccagcctctcacccaaatataaTCACATCTAGCTCCAAataaccaagatggcaacatcCATAATGCTTTACTCCAAAATAGGAGTCGACAAACCCATTAGCGACGTCACAgcagctatgtccattatttctTCAAATCATTTTTACAAATTACTGTTTCCAAGATCAAGAAGACCGAATGAACATTAATGCTCTATTTTCTTATACAGTTAATATCATAAGAACTTTGTTCAAACAAACTTTATACAAAATTACAGGAAAAAGATCATTTATTGTACCTCTGGCAGGTGCATGAGGGGACATTGCGACGTGTCGGCTCCTCTTTGCCCGGGGGACACAAACAATAACAGCTAGATATCGTAACACGAGGACTTTGAGCCAGTTAGGCATCACACCGTGCTGGTCACCACTGAGCTGGATGTTAGTGATAAACACCGTCTCCAACAGGCTTGCCACCATCAGAGCAAGGCTGATCGAGAAGAAAACATCTACAGGAAACACAAAAAGGGTGGAAAGAAATAAAGAGACTCtttcattaaaaatgaattcattAAGGGTGGGTAACAGATTTCTCGTAGCTCACTTGTGCTATCAGAGAACCAGGGTTAGGGTTGTAGCATCTCTTTCAAGCATCTGCTCGATATCTTGTGATGCCGATATATGAACACATGTACAGTATTACAAGATTCATTTCATTTAGGTAGAACGTCCACTTAAGGAGGTTGACTCAAGTCTACATGTGCCGGTGTTGGTGTAGTAATGTCTTATGTTTAGCAACAGAAGTGTGAGGTGAGACCAAACTTACACACTCAGTTGCCAATGTACTGGTTATGGCTACTGGTTATCAGTCCTGCAACAAATCCTCCCATCACAAAGGGTATAATGTTCAGGTCTTGGTGAAGGTGTTTTAGAGACAGTTTAACTGTATGTTGATATCAGAGGATGTAGTTTGTGGGGCTGTTACATTGACCTTAGTTAAAATTACACTCTGACTGAGCAAAATGCTTCAAAGAGAACCAGCTTTTCAGAGGGCAAGGTACTAATAATGCAGCAAGGCATCTGGTCAAGAAGAAACGCTAGtctaaatataaaagaaaaagcatggCCCTTATCTCAATATGAGGTGTAGTTGGCTAATTTAAAACTATCACAGGTGTCACTCACTCATGAGAGGTGTTGAATTTCCAGTGACAGGCAGCAGATCGTTCATGATTAGCAAGAAAACGGTGTAGCCCAGGATGAGGGTCATTTTGAAGGAGGACCGGTCCACACTATGGGGAGGCAGCAGGAAGCTGAAGAGGTCCAATGTGATGAGGAAGCAGCTGGGCATCAGGAGGTTTACAACATAGAGGACTGGCCTACGTCTCAAAACAATCTTaagataaaacaacaaaagtttTTAGTGAGAATTTACAATATCAGTCTAATTACCATCACTAAAATAGACTTTTGCCAAGAATATTGGCCTTTACAAGCCCCTGTGAAACTGTGTTGCAGTTTCTGATGCTTTTTGGTGGCCCCTCAGGGATCCATCATTGGCCCTCACATTGTTTTCTGTTGACATGCTTCTCCTATGATAAAACATCCACAAAAACACCCACTACCCTCACTTCCTTAAACtcaaaaatgaaagaaagaaaaaactttcATGTTGGCATTTTTAGCATGTCCTATCAATTTAatctttccaggattaatcacataaataattaaaatcaatGCTGAAAGGATAAATGATTCCGCATGTTAATAAATGATTACATAAAATAACTTACATAGTATCTGATCTCAGAGTAGCTTCCAGCAGTTATGTTCAAGGTTCTCGGAGCTTCTATGATATCTAAAAGCTCCCACTCCCCTTGAATCTGCATCACATTTCTAGACTCCGCCAGGATCGCTTCAGCTGAGGAACCTGCAAACATCCTTACATCTTCCACTGGAATACAGTTTCAGGAAAGTTTGTCCATATTAGTTGCTCAGTCTGTGTGAAGTCATGCACATGAGTAAAGCAGAGCTGTCAAAGCTGAGTTTGTAAATGTTACGACCTGAAGAtatttgaattaatttatttaatcgTACTGAAATTTTGGCTTGACTTGTGTAAAGCATTTAGTTTTCATCTTTAGAAATGCATAATTAgtgcaaaacacaacaacaacaacaacaacaacaaaaagtaatTAAACTCTTAACCTCAGAAATGAAAATTTtgattttggtatttttaaatgtaaattaaagaCCTATCTTTTTTAATCTGCATTTTAATGTGGAGTAACCTTACAGTTCTGGTTATTTTTATgctattttatgtatttattcactctttttattctgtgtggagttttaatcatttgttttgttagtttgttctgttttggttgcacTGATGACTCTGTCAAAAACTAAAAAGTGTCCAAAAAGCTGCTGGACAGACTGCAACCAGTTGCTACAAAACGCCCACGTTTGGgacctaaaaaaaacaaaaaacaaaaaacaaaaaacgcgatgaacacagcaatgacttgctaaatcacaatgttgtttctgtgttggtccagaacagtggtctgcagcttagcaggcGTATAGCCTATGTGACACGCCATCCATCAACCCCTCCACTTCCCGCTGATAAAGTCAGCTTACATATTTAGTCACTGTACAAACATTTATATGAtacatgtaaaatgtaaaaatatagtgtatttgcataaatgtacaatgccaaaattttcttctggcgaTAAGGCTTTGTTTTATCTGCAGACTTACCAAGGTGTAGAAATGGTCCAAAGGTCAGCGAGCAATTTTGGATATCAAAGGGAAAAGTGTAGATTTCTAATCGGCAGGAGGTCACCATTCTTAATGGCCTATCATCATACACACGACCTGTGTTGTATAAGTAGACGTAGGGAATAAAAGGAGATGTGTCCTCATCCATGCTGAAAAGAAATAACATGgaagtttaaaataataataattgtacaTTAAAGTAATGAATGTTCTACTCAGCTGACTTTTTCCCTTTGTTTCGTGAAATAACCACCAAATATTTTAAAGTGTTTGTACATAATACATGTAATAATATGTCCAAAAGAAGCATGAAAGATAAACCACTGCGTGTCCAACAGCTATAAAGTTGCTGCCATTGTCTAGGAGATAGGGTCTATTGATGGTGTgattacttttgttttctttacagaGTACTGAACGTCATTTTAACTTACATCTCCGCAATGATGACGTCTGGGATCCAAAGCTTGTCTCGAGGGACAGAAACTCTTCTAACACCACATTCCTTCTCATCCCAGCTCAGTCCCTCTATATTCCATTCCTACATTAAACAGAACAACATCAGCATGATGTACCACGTAATTGTGCCAGTACATTCTTTACATAGTTTAATTTAAAGCATAAGTGCGCAttgatgactgtgtgtgtgtgtgtgtatccgtctgtctaatctcacaaactactgaaccagtcagcctaatattttgtgttcaCAGTTGTCGAAAAACTTATATTACTGATTGTTTCATATCGTCACTGattgctgactcctcactcctcttaaccagCCTGTAGGGACTGCAACTTTTCCAGAGATCACCTCAGCTACATTTTGGTCATCATCGTGGCTCAAACACTGATATCCATAAAAAGTTTGGTCTTATAATAAAgcagagcatctgcagattaattcaaTACTTGATGTGTTATGATCCACCAAAGTTAGACACGTTACAAGTTGAAATAGTCCCACTTTTGACTAAGGGAGGCGGTGGGGGCAATTCCACTGGCCACAGCCCTCTCCAGTCTAGATGCATCATTCTGTCCTCTGCATATGTTGCAGTGCATCTGCTGAACGTGCTCTTATCAAATCCCAAAgaccacaataaaaaaaaaactactaacAAATATTAGCAAAACTAGAAACTGGAAACTTCTGGGTTCTGTTTcagtcataaaaacaaaaattactaTCCTGCCTTGGACCTTGGTTGCCAGACTGtggcagggctgacacataagccctgtttccaccaagcagtatggTACGGCTCAGtccagttcagttcggtacgcattttttccgtttccactgtgaaacgTTGTGGATGgcaccaatggaactgttctttaacatccccatttttggtcccccctctgttgggggtcactctgctcagggctgagttgtggctggtttgaGGCTTAtataaccactgttcatacatgaagagttttattactgtaactataaaatgaaaggatgtttcgctgcctcttgcagcagctggagtctgagaaaaaaaaaaaaattcagtgggccaactgccggcaacttttggGGCAGagtgtttacttgtaatgttactcagtgcatgtgTTGACcacgtgaatccatcaacacaccttaaagggacattgtgtaacatattcagttgtttattggcaaaaattgatgtctgcattcataaatatgtcatcactggtgtactattacctcccccaataatctgacttattctcgtaaaaggagaatttcggatttgtttgtacattgtgcgtcGTTTGTGGGGTTCCATTACGTTTcaccatcttgagaatacacccgccagcaagggacatacagcaccacctgcgttttcgttgagagccaggccagcactgcgtgactgaggagccgaaggagaggagcaagaggcgcttcgctactaccctggcaaatttgaaacaaagtcccactctttgagcataatgcaggatcatgcatatgcagcatcatgggagacggaatccttgtcgccaagaaagcacaaaagggaatagaaaaggcggcgtgaccggcgaattaaaaaaaaactaaggcccacatcggggtagcctttcccaagtagagagagctgctgagggagaatggtaatgcaatcacaggccagcgccgctgttggctgttagccgctgttagcggccagtcgctaacagcctcatccctctcctcgcatcactgcgccgctgttagcgctggcctgtgattgtattacctttttccttcagcagctctctccacctgggaaatgcaaccccaatgctgacccttgtttttttaattcgccggtcacgctgcctttttgattcccttttgcactttgttggcgacgaggattccgtctctcgtgatgctgcataatacataatcctgcattatgctcaaagagtgggactttatTATGTGGCACTAGTGCCactggccactaacagctgttaccGGCACAGTAATCAACTTGtgtcgtgtgtgtctgtgtaggagcctgaatgaatactccatgtagtattggatgacatggtttcatcagtgttatcatagctttttggtacacagctgctacagttgttgcaatacgtgtttgaaacagtgaggcgctagagtgcgccatctgtttgaatgcaatatatgatttcaacgttagatgggagaaattcctacacaccgTGGCTTTAAATTTCAGTGCGataactttgaccattccattagtttttatatgacatacacttttagtaatgagtggatcttcaagtgtttatacaGGTAATTTTGACGTGTTTTATGTATtacatatattctaatcctcaaaAAGCTTCGCAGTTAGTCTTTTCTatgggctacggcaacactaaaccacTGCGTTTGTCTAAGCACTgctcggacgggattagttttacatgggcaTGTGGGGTAATATCGCTTTACCACAGGACGTTGGTAATATTAATGGCCGATTCGCACAGGATAAGAAAtatcccagagaggggagagggagaaatatagctaaatcagatgaaaatagaaaagattgtctctgtattttatttctgttttcagtgtttaattaaggtgggagaggcagagggctgagggagatcggacgcctccagagaggggagagggagaaatataacaaaataagattaaataggaaaaacctgttttcctcttttattttattttcagtgtttaatcaagggtgggggaatgaggtggtggaagttactttcttttgatgagtaactgatggctatttgtgactcagatttgtttatttatttatttcagtttgaagttatttttattcaatatttatttatttatttatttcaggttgaattttttattttatttgactcatacagccaaactactgtatctacactacatttgttattgccagtaaaggttgtcaagttaaatggcaagttgttgtacggtcattttgtacctatgatacatttgggatgggggcctccaaataaaatttcgcttagggccccaatttggtcaggggcagccctgtgCCAATGCAAGCATTaccaggagaaggagaaggagcaACCCCCCCTTCCGTCACCGCCTGACTGTATAAAAGAATCAGGTGGAAACATGCAATAGACAAAATAATGTAGACCTATTTAATAAATGTTCAACGACAACTTGCACTGGCGACGGCGTAGGAGTGGCGACGTACTTATCAACGACGACTTGCACTGGCGACGGAGTAACgttagggccacaccgcccgcggaagcgccgcgaatagcctcgaagtgccgagaagagaaggcagtttcctttcggcgcccatgttaaccgactgtgtcgtccacactggccgcgccgcgccgggaagctccgcgatttgcagcgatcagttcggcgtctggtctattttctgcgcgagccgcgagggaatctgacaagccaggcagtgaaaaacaagagctgggagcagaatcgcttgtcgacggcatggagaaatgcgcgtctgatgtgaacggaggtgctccggcgcgcgcgagaatttcggtgcgctgcgcttccgcgggcagtgtggccctggcgtgaGTCAGCCAGTTCAGACGTTGATGTCACACGAGAGTCTCCTGCGGTAGGATTACCGTGGCACTATCCACCCGCCATAGCTGGTGTTGGCGCAGCGGGCTCCTCCGTTGGCGCCTCTCCTTCCGACGTTGTGTCCCTCTCTGCGAGTCATCTCCGCCCGAACGGGATTCGCCGAGATATACATCATTATTAATAGTAGcctattaattaattattaatgatattcgaattatcaaatttaggttcgaacttataaaaaatatgtaggctatattcgaatatatttagaactttttttgacagccctaacacaCATAGCCTATTTACTGCTGGTCTGTTCACACGGGATTAGTAATTGTCCgggacccttttacagaaggtaaaagtcgcgttaatctttactgacatcatgcggtaatgattactgacatggcacattcggaCAGGACTAAAATCTatggtaattattactttaccccacgtacctatgtaaaactaatcccgtccgaatagtgctttagaaggactaaatgcaccaACTCCAGTTTTTACATAGgctatcccatggagagagactctcactgcagcctgttttattatggtctgaaaatgtcggcgtgcagcctcgttctgaggacaataaacaaggtgcagacttccctcagTGTTACCAGTACTGAGGAAACATGGacactgttatttattttacatcatACAACCAACATACACCATCCTGCTCTCATAAATATTCATTAGAACACCAAACTAATGTTTGTGTCTTCATATTTGTGACTTGTATCAACAGAGAACAATATGAGGAGTTCCATTTGAAAATGCTATgttgaaaaacacaatttacaCAATAACAATA
It encodes the following:
- the LOC125898805 gene encoding 5-hydroxytryptamine receptor 3A-like, with protein sequence MMEVKTVRLIFICFSLLHGFAEALRCTSPTLESLFDALEREVFNKKHLRPVKKPTDALNVSVGMTLEGILGVNEKAQSVTSLLWQVLEWNIEGLSWDEKECGVRRVSVPRDKLWIPDVIIAEIMDEDTSPFIPYVYLYNTGRVYDDRPLRMVTSCRLEIYTFPFDIQNCSLTFGPFLHLVEDVRMFAGSSAEAILAESRNVMQIQGEWELLDIIEAPRTLNITAGSYSEIRYYIVLRRRPVLYVVNLLMPSCFLITLDLFSFLLPPHSVDRSSFKMTLILGYTVFLLIMNDLLPVTGNSTPLMNVFFSISLALMVASLLETVFITNIQLSGDQHGVMPNWLKVLVLRYLAVIVCVPRAKRSRHVAMSPHAPARDPAMNISSVSVDTPPVTPLHEPALDELRKLSKDLMAIRHHMDKHFKGNHMSQEWQMMGIVIDRLLFGLYVIFILICLITIVCVWTLSSSHASS